One genomic region from Ardenticatenales bacterium encodes:
- a CDS encoding HAD-IA family hydrolase produces the protein MGKALLIDLDGVIRTWRVDPAVPAERAVGLPAGSIQKAAFSRDLLLPAITGQVSDPQWRRQIAARLQAEYPDVDAERAVQLWSSSSGEVNKEVAALVRECRHKSSVILISNATSRLSDDLRRLGIDDLFDHVINSSDIGYIKPQKEIFEAALRHVGATTTDPFFVDDKAEHVAAAEATGIAGHVFRDVASLRENLRHHGLI, from the coding sequence ATGGGCAAAGCTTTGTTGATTGATCTAGATGGCGTGATACGGACCTGGCGCGTTGACCCTGCCGTGCCGGCAGAACGGGCTGTGGGGCTGCCCGCGGGCAGTATTCAGAAAGCGGCCTTTTCGCGTGACTTGCTGCTGCCGGCAATTACCGGTCAGGTATCCGATCCCCAGTGGCGACGACAAATCGCGGCCCGCTTGCAGGCTGAATACCCGGATGTCGATGCCGAACGGGCGGTGCAGCTCTGGTCTTCCTCTTCGGGGGAGGTGAACAAAGAAGTGGCGGCGCTGGTGCGGGAATGCCGGCATAAATCCTCCGTCATCCTCATTTCCAACGCCACCTCCCGCCTGTCTGACGACCTGCGGCGGTTGGGCATTGACGACCTGTTTGACCACGTGATCAACTCTTCGGATATCGGCTACATCAAGCCACAAAAAGAGATATTTGAGGCCGCCTTGCGCCATGTGGGCGCAACGACAACAGACCCGTTTTTCGTGGACGACAAGGCGGAACACGTCGCCGCCGCCGAGGCTACAGGAATAGCGGGTCATGTATTCCGCGACGTGGCCTCGTTACGGGAAAACCTGCGCCATCATGGGTTGATCTGA
- a CDS encoding phosphotransferase: MTENQLPLPVALARKRVGAIKDWWLLSRSNSLLWQVETESGRFVIKHLADRSSDPLMEQRIGEWLTPDPLFRPIRWVESCADGTFVVISDFIPGVSLDQVLETNAYTPAEAIRWGGQMHEMFVRLGELPAQSFGQPDINGTGEAASWGAFWDSYLMRQRQKAPQLAALRFDALYNAFKRIQRRLDHEIAQPRLIPADVNSRNFLVTDPRRNLVFVNVPLVWHGDAAHPYGESLVHLDQTPLLETLLSLAAYPAWRLHLYAALNAYVILAYVERFGGQPVHLATPWGRKRPLLNLLDWHLEQVSVSLP, encoded by the coding sequence ATGACAGAAAATCAACTGCCATTGCCGGTGGCATTGGCGCGGAAACGGGTAGGCGCTATCAAAGATTGGTGGTTGCTCAGCCGTTCTAACAGCCTGTTATGGCAGGTGGAAACAGAGTCCGGTCGTTTTGTTATCAAGCATCTGGCGGATCGTAGCTCTGATCCGTTGATGGAGCAGCGTATAGGCGAATGGTTGACGCCGGATCCCCTTTTTCGACCGATCAGATGGGTCGAATCCTGCGCTGATGGGACCTTCGTTGTGATTTCGGATTTTATACCCGGCGTCTCGTTAGACCAGGTGTTGGAAACGAATGCGTACACGCCGGCGGAAGCGATCCGATGGGGTGGCCAGATGCATGAGATGTTTGTGCGGCTGGGCGAATTGCCGGCACAATCCTTCGGCCAACCCGATATCAATGGAACAGGAGAAGCCGCTTCCTGGGGGGCGTTTTGGGACAGCTACTTGATGCGACAGCGACAAAAAGCGCCTCAGTTAGCCGCTCTGCGCTTTGATGCTCTCTATAATGCATTCAAACGCATCCAGAGACGCCTGGACCACGAGATTGCGCAGCCGCGCCTTATTCCGGCTGACGTCAACAGTCGAAACTTCCTGGTGACTGACCCGCGGCGAAACCTGGTATTCGTGAATGTCCCCCTGGTTTGGCATGGCGACGCTGCCCACCCTTATGGCGAATCCCTGGTTCACCTTGACCAGACGCCGTTGTTGGAAACCCTGCTTTCATTGGCTGCCTATCCCGCATGGCGGTTGCACCTTTACGCCGCTTTGAATGCCTACGTGATTCTTGCTTACGTGGAACGGTTTGGCGGCCAACCGGTGCACCTGGCGACGCCGTGGGGCCGGAAACGGCCACTCCTCAACTTGTTAGATTGGCATCTGGAACAGGTCTCTGTTTCGTTGCCGTAG
- a CDS encoding cupin-like domain-containing protein, with the protein MRDYWPRKFYATTASSDRYHPLYEIPALNSTPLLLDKYASPVTLLRHDGFHTRVADGRTALPFYRQGFTCYLRDVAKYVPELQPIVAGLGREIGLPGSEIKCELFCSTGVSGASMHSDYDINFQLILRGHKRWMVAANENIVNQTSICLPDRLMPPDSLQRKLAHTLPFPEEMPDDAITIDLEAGGAVFLPRGFWHQTEAIGDCLSLNFVVKGPHWISVLCRALENELINDAAWRDFAYGVCGDEARRQEATASFATLLASFRETYLQGDCQELAALLIDKGFAAG; encoded by the coding sequence CCGTAAGTTCTACGCCACCACGGCCTCCAGTGACCGGTATCACCCTTTATACGAGATACCCGCCCTCAATTCTACCCCCTTGCTTCTGGACAAATACGCCTCTCCGGTGACGCTGTTGCGTCATGATGGCTTTCATACGCGGGTAGCCGATGGGCGCACCGCTCTCCCTTTCTACCGGCAAGGCTTTACCTGCTATTTGCGTGATGTTGCCAAATATGTGCCAGAATTGCAGCCAATCGTAGCCGGGTTGGGTCGGGAAATTGGTTTGCCTGGCAGCGAAATAAAGTGTGAACTTTTCTGCTCCACCGGCGTGTCCGGGGCCAGTATGCACAGCGATTATGATATCAACTTCCAGTTGATTTTGCGCGGGCATAAACGTTGGATGGTCGCCGCAAACGAAAATATCGTCAACCAGACGAGCATTTGTCTTCCTGACAGGCTCATGCCACCCGATTCCTTGCAGCGCAAACTGGCCCACACGTTGCCCTTCCCGGAAGAAATGCCAGATGATGCTATCACAATTGACCTGGAGGCTGGAGGAGCGGTCTTTCTGCCGCGTGGGTTCTGGCACCAGACGGAGGCGATTGGCGACTGCTTGAGCCTCAATTTTGTGGTCAAGGGTCCGCATTGGATATCCGTCCTTTGTCGTGCCCTGGAGAATGAGTTGATCAATGACGCCGCCTGGCGTGATTTTGCTTATGGCGTTTGTGGCGATGAGGCGCGGCGTCAGGAGGCTACCGCCTCGTTTGCGACGTTGCTGGCTTCTTTTCGGGAAACATATCTGCAAGGAGATTGCCAGGAACTGGCGGCATTGTTGATTGACAAAGGTTTTGCCGCCGGATAG
- a CDS encoding class I SAM-dependent methyltransferase, giving the protein MDNTSETNVYDRRLGQLYDYSPALSRRLNHPAVDFYVEESLRAGGPVLHVGVASGKYTLPLARAGLDVIGIDISADMLDVVRGKLAHEEEVVRQRVRLHEQDMRAMQLDARCQTVIMPGNIFLLNLTVEDQLKTLRGVNHHLVENGTLIIEAFTPDLMLIAGARSRRSPRQFEFTIPETGERFLCNRTIEVDQFRQLLHHHLIHEKIEPSGRLGERHLTVLTYRYVFPWELIHLLRVAGFVVRHCYGDFESRKPKSKYDGYQVIVAEKCCEADQVS; this is encoded by the coding sequence ATGGACAATACAAGCGAGACAAACGTGTACGACCGGCGGCTGGGGCAGCTTTATGATTATTCGCCTGCCTTGTCGAGACGGCTCAACCACCCGGCGGTCGATTTCTATGTTGAGGAGAGTTTGCGCGCCGGCGGCCCTGTGTTGCACGTTGGCGTCGCCAGCGGCAAATATACGCTGCCGCTGGCGCGGGCCGGCCTCGATGTGATTGGGATTGACATTTCCGCCGATATGCTGGATGTCGTGCGCGGTAAGCTGGCGCATGAGGAGGAAGTCGTGCGGCAGCGGGTGCGGCTCCATGAGCAGGATATGCGGGCCATGCAACTGGATGCGCGTTGCCAGACGGTCATTATGCCTGGCAACATCTTCTTGCTCAACCTGACAGTTGAGGATCAGTTGAAGACGCTGCGCGGCGTGAACCATCATCTGGTGGAAAATGGCACGCTCATTATTGAGGCTTTTACACCCGATCTGATGCTTATCGCCGGGGCCAGGTCCAGGCGTTCGCCGCGGCAATTTGAATTTACTATCCCGGAAACGGGTGAGCGTTTCTTGTGTAATCGAACCATAGAAGTAGATCAGTTTCGACAACTGCTCCATCATCACCTGATTCATGAAAAGATCGAGCCATCGGGGCGCCTGGGAGAGCGGCATCTGACGGTGTTGACGTATCGCTACGTTTTTCCCTGGGAACTTATCCATTTGCTGCGCGTGGCGGGATTTGTCGTCAGGCATTGTTATGGAGATTTCGAGTCCCGAAAACCGAAATCGAAATATGATGGTTACCAGGTGATCGTGGCCGAAAAGTGCTGCGAAGCTGATCAGGTTTCATGA
- the hemW gene encoding radical SAM family heme chaperone HemW — MSTKQGSRSGDRLDDFWQANDGEDWWNGGAPVRFHPEVNFETATHRKNHQSNAPLALYVHIPFCLTRCYFCTFTVVVGKRVNDDLIQGYLQALEQELIHYSDMLAPFAPPIKTIQLGGGTPSMLTEEQLQWLLDRILALFNCAELEEIIVEGFPSSVTQSKLEAIAAYRCVKFNIGVQTFDDIVLDSIGRRHEKEQAMEAIAQAVNAGLASVGIDLIYGLPFSTPEAVVRDVRQAVTLGVDHVALYPLWIYPKTTLFNLCRSEKISVPTLESRRAQLYAGADSLAAHGFHRYTAFHYSLHNQTPHNYGTWQMRDRDWLGAGQGAVSYLNGILYQNDKNIGSYIRKAMNGEECSVEESRLSLGERMVRAMIYGLRLLPMPVAEFAQKYGHEMEELFDEEVIGLERTGMIQRVGGDIELTQEGVLNLGVIEDTLEQVLRRYGIEPVRAANRQLTSVEQVFSGW, encoded by the coding sequence GTGTCCACCAAACAAGGCAGCAGATCTGGTGACAGGCTGGATGATTTCTGGCAGGCGAACGATGGGGAAGATTGGTGGAATGGCGGCGCACCCGTCCGTTTTCACCCGGAAGTGAACTTCGAAACTGCCACACACCGTAAAAATCACCAATCTAACGCGCCATTGGCCCTGTACGTTCATATCCCCTTTTGTCTGACCCGCTGCTATTTTTGTACCTTTACCGTGGTGGTCGGAAAACGGGTCAATGATGATCTGATTCAGGGTTATCTGCAGGCGCTGGAACAAGAATTGATCCATTATTCAGACATGCTGGCCCCCTTCGCGCCGCCCATTAAGACTATCCAGTTGGGCGGCGGTACCCCCTCAATGCTTACGGAAGAACAGTTACAATGGTTGCTTGACCGCATTCTGGCTCTTTTTAACTGCGCGGAACTGGAAGAAATCATTGTCGAAGGGTTCCCTTCCTCTGTTACCCAAAGCAAACTGGAAGCAATTGCCGCCTACCGGTGCGTTAAATTCAACATCGGTGTGCAAACGTTCGACGATATTGTGCTTGATTCCATTGGTCGCCGGCACGAAAAGGAACAGGCGATGGAGGCCATCGCGCAGGCGGTGAACGCCGGCCTGGCGTCGGTGGGTATTGATCTGATATATGGCTTACCATTCAGCACGCCTGAAGCTGTCGTGCGGGATGTTCGCCAGGCCGTGACGCTGGGCGTGGACCACGTCGCCCTGTACCCGTTGTGGATTTACCCCAAAACGACCCTCTTTAATCTGTGCCGGTCAGAGAAGATCTCCGTACCGACGTTGGAAAGCAGGCGCGCCCAGCTTTACGCCGGGGCGGACTCTCTGGCAGCGCATGGATTTCACCGGTATACGGCGTTTCATTACAGCCTCCACAACCAGACCCCGCATAACTATGGAACATGGCAGATGCGTGATCGTGACTGGCTAGGGGCGGGGCAGGGGGCTGTAAGTTACCTCAATGGTATCTTGTACCAGAATGACAAGAATATTGGCAGTTATATCCGCAAGGCGATGAACGGAGAAGAGTGTTCGGTTGAGGAAAGCCGGCTTTCGTTGGGTGAACGAATGGTGCGGGCGATGATATATGGGCTGCGCCTGCTGCCGATGCCGGTCGCCGAGTTCGCCCAAAAATATGGGCACGAGATGGAGGAGCTGTTTGATGAGGAGGTGATCGGCCTGGAGCGAACAGGAATGATCCAGCGCGTGGGCGGGGATATTGAGTTGACGCAGGAGGGCGTGCTCAACCTGGGCGTGATTGAAGATACCCTGGAACAGGTTCTGCGCCGTTATGGCATCGAGCCTGTCAGGGCGGCGAACCGGCAGCTTACTTCCGTGGAGCAGGTTTTCAGTGGCTGGTAA